A single region of the Halorussus gelatinilyticus genome encodes:
- a CDS encoding esterase/lipase family protein, whose amino-acid sequence MHGDQLTDGHTEWDYSTVGDILGYGSANPDEVLVSVHGWRVAPEDAPDHFATVKRSLRNNGYDHPVVGFSYDSDTSTDNWWPTTDIAERNGKKLANFLTDYRERTGARIRLVGHSVGGRVVPATLRALNGFGKSDFVKSATLLGAAADNDSVAVDGEFGDDIAAAAESVDNYWKDGDDVLNWPTRRPSSTPRSARRTARAPRPRTTTTTTWTTCPTTSRTTNPAMAVWPKSSRTSEFLIGDSRHLREATNPRPTALLGRRFTHDSHAIARRRTRWTNSLFSAVYLSRSSGWASARSRFRSS is encoded by the coding sequence TTGCACGGCGACCAGTTGACCGACGGCCACACCGAGTGGGACTACAGCACCGTCGGCGACATCCTCGGCTACGGGTCCGCGAACCCCGACGAGGTTCTCGTCTCGGTCCACGGCTGGCGCGTCGCGCCCGAGGACGCCCCGGACCACTTCGCCACCGTGAAGCGCTCGCTCCGGAACAACGGCTACGACCACCCGGTCGTCGGGTTCAGCTACGACTCGGACACCAGCACGGACAACTGGTGGCCGACGACGGACATCGCCGAGCGCAACGGCAAGAAACTGGCCAACTTCCTGACCGACTACCGCGAGCGGACCGGCGCGCGCATCCGCCTCGTCGGTCACTCGGTGGGCGGTCGGGTCGTGCCCGCGACCCTCCGGGCACTCAACGGGTTCGGGAAATCGGATTTCGTGAAGTCGGCGACGCTCCTCGGTGCCGCGGCGGACAACGACTCGGTGGCAGTGGACGGCGAGTTCGGCGACGACATCGCGGCCGCCGCCGAGTCGGTGGACAACTACTGGAAGGACGGCGACGACGTGCTGAACTGGCCCACCCGACGGCCGAGTTCGACTCCGCGGTCGGCGAGGAGGACTGCGAGGGCACCCCGCCCGCGAACTACGACGACCACAACGTGGACTACGTGCCCGACCACTTCTCGTACCACGAACCCGGCGATGGCTGTATGGCCGAAGTCGTCTCGAACTTCTGAATTTCTCATCGGTGACTCCCGACACCTACGAGAAGCCACCAACCCCCGACCGACTGCGCTTCTCGGTCGTCGCTTCACTCACGACAGTCACGCCATCGCGCGCCGGAGGACTCGCTGGACGAACTCGCTTTTCTCCGCAGTGTATCTCTCCCGGTCGTCGGGGTGGGCCTCGGCTAGGTCACGTTTCAGGTCTTCGTAG
- a CDS encoding GrpB family protein yields MVGLERGTVELYPSDPEWRRHYEAEVRRLDAVAGDRLLEYEHVGSTAVEGLAAKPIIDLLAVVPDLDTARDLVPVLEAHGYEHRPNDDVPGRLFFAKGPRTDRTHYLSLTERDSDCYREAVAFREYLRSHPETAAAYEDLKRDLAEAHPDDRERYTAEKSEFVQRVLRRAMA; encoded by the coding sequence GCGGGACGGTCGAACTCTACCCCTCCGACCCGGAGTGGCGACGCCACTACGAGGCGGAGGTTCGACGGCTCGACGCCGTCGCTGGGGACCGCCTACTCGAGTACGAACACGTCGGTAGCACCGCCGTCGAGGGGTTGGCCGCGAAACCCATCATCGACCTGCTGGCCGTCGTTCCCGACCTCGACACCGCCCGCGACCTCGTCCCGGTCCTCGAAGCCCACGGCTACGAGCACCGGCCGAACGACGACGTGCCGGGACGCCTCTTCTTCGCCAAGGGACCGCGGACCGACCGCACGCACTACCTCTCGCTCACCGAGCGCGACAGCGACTGCTACCGGGAGGCAGTCGCGTTCCGCGAGTATCTGCGCTCTCACCCCGAAACTGCGGCGGCCTACGAAGACCTGAAACGTGACCTAGCCGAGGCCCACCCCGACGACCGGGAGAGATACACTGCGGAGAAAAGCGAGTTCGTCCAGCGAGTCCTCCGGCGCGCGATGGCGTGA